One genomic window of Candidatus Eremiobacteraceae bacterium includes the following:
- a CDS encoding PhzF family phenazine biosynthesis protein: MEFVYHVVDVFTQTLLEGNALAVFPDGRQLQDKTMQDIAREFNLSETAFVVPSTRKECAARIRIFTPNYEMLFAGHPTIGSSYVIQQTGLIPKGEPAFALEEKVGKVDVRIEAGPDPMIWLQTPTITKGSSYARADCAIALELSEADLIPGVPCELWTAGNPNIFVAVRDKAAVDRAWVDPVKFRALSPPADGLNCLFVFAPTPEGAYSRMFAPEHGIIEDPATGSATGPLAAFMMAHGLASRADGTRFVSEQGTKMGRRSFLHAFVHGENGADGIEVGGHVTPLARATMSLDRF, translated from the coding sequence GTGGAATTTGTCTATCACGTCGTCGACGTCTTTACGCAGACGCTGCTCGAGGGCAACGCGCTCGCGGTGTTCCCCGATGGCCGGCAACTGCAAGACAAGACGATGCAGGACATCGCGCGCGAATTCAATCTGTCGGAGACTGCTTTCGTCGTTCCCTCGACTCGAAAAGAGTGCGCGGCTCGGATCCGGATCTTCACGCCGAATTACGAGATGCTCTTCGCCGGTCATCCCACGATCGGCAGTTCGTACGTCATCCAGCAAACCGGCCTCATTCCCAAAGGCGAGCCGGCATTCGCGTTAGAGGAAAAGGTCGGCAAGGTCGATGTGCGTATCGAAGCCGGCCCGGACCCGATGATCTGGCTGCAGACACCGACGATCACCAAGGGGAGCAGCTACGCTCGCGCCGATTGCGCGATCGCGCTCGAGTTGAGCGAAGCCGATTTGATACCGGGCGTACCGTGCGAACTGTGGACCGCGGGCAATCCGAACATCTTCGTGGCCGTACGCGACAAAGCGGCCGTCGACCGCGCATGGGTCGATCCGGTGAAGTTCCGGGCGTTGAGCCCGCCGGCCGACGGGCTCAATTGCCTATTCGTGTTCGCGCCGACGCCAGAGGGCGCGTACTCGAGGATGTTCGCGCCTGAGCACGGGATCATTGAAGATCCGGCCACAGGCAGCGCGACTGGGCCGCTCGCGGCGTTCATGATGGCACACGGACTTGCGTCGCGCGCCGATGGAACTCGATTTGTCAGCGAACAAGGGACTAAGATGGGCCGTCGCAGCTTTCTGCACGCGTTCGTGCACGGCGAAAACGGAGCGGACGGTATCGAGGTCGGCGGCCACGTGACTCCGCTCGCGCGCGCGACGATGAGCCTCGATCGTTTTTGA
- a CDS encoding cyclopropane-fatty-acyl-phospholipid synthase family protein, with amino-acid sequence MARLDVTSEIKQTSAPAAGSRPTAVPGRFQAVQDLFGKLFNGVAASPDVVLAGGVSLHRGSSPRATIILMHSGVIRELLMTGSDIGVAEAYIRGEISVDGDLESAIDALAVARRIRTPREWFEIVRIASRISTAPQAADRSNRADAPRRQAARLTGRRHSRERDRAAVEYHYNVSNEFYSLWLDGNMTYSCAYFRSPSDSLDAAQLQKYDLIARKLRVGAGERVLDIGCGWGGLIRFLAREYGAQAVGITLSSRQAEYARQRVAREGLEKACAVELLDYRDLSTLGAFDKIASVGMVEHVGSGNLAAYFNSAHGVLAPGGLFLNHGIVSQTPVPTGLRGVIARIVPARSGFIERYVFPESDLLRLDVASAAAERAGFELLDAENLRPHYQRTLQHWVRRLEDNQTEARRIVGDETYNTWRLYMAGSAQGFGSGRLGVVQMLLAKREADGSHRAPHTRDDIYAST; translated from the coding sequence ATGGCCCGCCTCGACGTCACCTCGGAGATCAAACAGACCTCAGCCCCGGCCGCCGGCTCTCGGCCCACCGCTGTCCCTGGCCGCTTCCAGGCGGTTCAGGATCTCTTCGGCAAGCTGTTCAACGGTGTCGCCGCGTCGCCCGACGTGGTCCTGGCGGGCGGGGTTTCGCTGCATCGAGGCTCGTCGCCGCGCGCGACCATCATCTTGATGCACTCCGGCGTCATTCGCGAATTATTGATGACCGGCTCGGACATCGGCGTGGCAGAAGCGTACATCCGCGGCGAAATCTCGGTTGACGGTGATCTCGAGAGCGCAATCGACGCGCTCGCCGTCGCTCGCAGGATCCGCACTCCGCGGGAATGGTTTGAAATCGTCCGGATCGCTTCGCGCATTTCGACCGCACCGCAAGCCGCCGACCGTTCGAATCGTGCCGACGCGCCCCGTCGCCAAGCCGCGCGCCTCACCGGCCGCCGGCACTCTCGCGAACGGGATCGCGCGGCCGTCGAATACCACTACAACGTCTCAAACGAATTCTATTCGTTGTGGCTCGACGGGAACATGACGTACTCTTGTGCATATTTCCGCTCGCCGAGCGATTCGCTCGACGCCGCGCAGCTCCAAAAATACGACCTCATCGCGCGCAAGCTCCGCGTCGGTGCGGGCGAGCGCGTTCTGGACATCGGCTGCGGTTGGGGCGGACTCATCCGCTTTCTCGCTCGCGAATACGGCGCCCAAGCCGTCGGCATCACGTTGAGCTCGCGACAAGCAGAATACGCGCGGCAACGCGTCGCGCGCGAAGGGTTGGAGAAGGCGTGTGCGGTTGAGTTGCTCGACTATCGCGACTTGTCCACGCTCGGTGCGTTCGACAAGATCGCAAGCGTCGGCATGGTGGAACACGTCGGCTCCGGAAATCTCGCCGCATACTTCAATTCGGCGCACGGGGTGCTCGCGCCGGGCGGCTTATTCCTCAATCACGGCATCGTCAGCCAGACGCCGGTCCCCACCGGATTGCGCGGCGTCATCGCCCGGATCGTGCCCGCCCGGTCGGGCTTCATCGAGCGCTATGTATTTCCGGAAAGCGACTTGCTGCGCCTAGACGTGGCATCGGCAGCAGCAGAGCGCGCCGGATTTGAGTTGTTGGACGCCGAGAACTTGCGCCCGCACTATCAACGCACGCTGCAACACTGGGTCCGCCGCCTTGAAGACAACCAGACTGAAGCTCGGCGCATCGTGGGGGACGAGACGTACAACACGTGGCGGCTTTACATGGCGGGCTCGGCCCAAGGCTTTGGTTCCGGCCGGCTGGGCGTCGTGCAAATGCTGTTGGCGAAGCGCGAAGCAGACGGGTCCCATCGCGCCCCGCATACGCGCGACGACATTTACGCCTCCACCTGA
- a CDS encoding response regulator transcription factor, with protein MKNLTAGAKILVIDDEKRIREMLQIGLERKGFGVRCLPDGRTIGTEIDEWQPDVVLLDVMLPYADGFALLPQVRRRTQAPIIMLTAKGDVDDRVTGLELGADDYLAKPFALNELVARINAALRRPVLQPDERISFADLVVNLNTREVRRGDTIVSLTNREYSLLVTLAREPRRVFSKEQLLDLAWGHDFDGDTGVVETYVSYLRGKIDAGHAVKLIHTIRGAGYSMRAGQA; from the coding sequence ATGAAAAACCTCACTGCCGGCGCCAAGATCCTCGTCATCGACGACGAGAAGCGCATCCGCGAAATGCTCCAAATCGGCCTCGAGCGCAAAGGTTTTGGGGTGCGCTGTCTGCCTGATGGGCGCACGATCGGAACCGAGATCGATGAGTGGCAGCCCGACGTGGTGCTGCTCGACGTGATGCTGCCATACGCCGACGGATTCGCTCTGTTGCCGCAAGTCCGCCGCCGCACCCAGGCGCCGATCATCATGCTGACGGCCAAAGGCGATGTGGACGACCGCGTCACCGGCCTCGAACTTGGCGCCGACGATTATCTGGCCAAGCCGTTTGCGTTGAACGAACTCGTCGCGCGGATCAACGCAGCTTTACGAAGGCCGGTGCTGCAGCCGGACGAGCGCATTTCGTTCGCCGACCTCGTCGTGAATTTGAACACGCGCGAGGTGCGGCGCGGCGACACGATTGTCTCGCTCACGAATCGCGAGTATTCATTGCTCGTGACGCTTGCGCGCGAGCCGCGCCGCGTCTTCAGCAAAGAACAGCTTCTCGACTTGGCGTGGGGACACGACTTCGATGGCGACACCGGCGTCGTCGAGACCTACGTTTCGTACTTACGCGGAAAAATAGACGCCGGCCACGCGGTGAAGCTGATCCATACCATTCGCGGCGCCGGCTACAGCATGAGAGCGGGGCAAGCCTAA
- a CDS encoding VOC family protein, with amino-acid sequence MTVQSAGQTIFPTARYVDARAAIDWLTRAFAAEPHVVYDAPDGTVAHAEIAIAGNLIMIGNSRDDGFAVRSPKEVNAVTSSFYVALPDAAAIDALHVRACAAGARITDPPHDTDYGSHDFAALDLEGHPWTFGTYRPEA; translated from the coding sequence GTGACGGTGCAAAGCGCCGGTCAAACAATTTTCCCGACGGCCCGATACGTCGATGCTCGAGCGGCGATCGACTGGCTCACGCGGGCATTTGCCGCGGAGCCGCACGTGGTCTACGACGCGCCGGACGGCACCGTGGCCCATGCCGAGATAGCGATCGCGGGCAATCTGATCATGATCGGCAACAGCCGCGACGACGGCTTTGCCGTCCGTTCGCCGAAGGAAGTCAACGCCGTCACCAGTTCATTTTACGTCGCGCTGCCCGACGCCGCCGCGATCGATGCTCTCCACGTCCGCGCCTGCGCAGCCGGCGCGCGGATCACCGACCCTCCGCATGACACCGATTACGGATCTCACGATTTCGCAGCGCTCGATCTCGAAGGGCATCCGTGGACCTTTGGGACGTACAGACCAGAGGCTTAG
- a CDS encoding serine hydrolase encodes MNRLLFSVFAIFVLSVVPIASIAGTTGVQALLDQRVSSSSGVGIIVGVIDHNGVRMYQAGSSGTTRALDSHTLFELGSVTKTFTATILSTMVLDGSVKLDDPVAKYLPAGVRVPTRNGKQITLLNLATQHSGLPRLPTNMDPEGPDPYAHYSAADLYAFLNTYRLPRDPGKSFEYSNLGVALLGDALANRAHMSYAQLLQSRVLGPLGMTETAISLTPSEATRFAAGHDADDDAVAPWNFEAIAPAGAIRSTVADMLKYVRCNMGQGPLAQACLFAQKPRATFPPGNHIGLVWWSGDLEAIVHHGGDTAGYHASVAISPDHTKGTVVLTNGGAPVDDVAVHVIDPKFPVATASFPPAVQVASATLESYVGMYEDKTDGLTFSIRHVGNSLTTQLADQPQVRMYASAQDAFYFRAVDANIAFSRSADGNVSALALHQNGHVVNATRTSAVATTPTAAPSSAPASPEPASTPQPLNANALDEYVGTYDTGQGLVFTVTRADLQLMVRVTGQEAAPVYESAKDSFYYKIVDARIDFQRDASGKVIKLVLHQNGRDLIAAKPGVPLAQPSFPPVVALDSATLDGYVGTYSASPALAFTVTRDGDRLLVQLTGQPASPVYASAKDEFYYKIVDARISFERDANGKIKDLVLHQNGRDIPAVKT; translated from the coding sequence ATGAATAGATTACTATTTTCGGTGTTCGCGATTTTTGTTTTGTCCGTCGTCCCCATCGCATCCATTGCGGGCACGACCGGCGTTCAAGCCTTGCTCGATCAACGAGTCTCGAGTTCGTCCGGCGTCGGAATAATCGTCGGAGTCATCGACCACAACGGCGTGAGGATGTATCAAGCCGGTTCGAGCGGCACCACGCGGGCCTTGGATTCCCACACGCTGTTCGAGCTAGGTTCGGTCACCAAGACGTTCACCGCCACCATCCTGTCCACCATGGTTCTGGACGGAAGCGTCAAGCTTGACGATCCCGTGGCGAAGTATCTTCCCGCCGGCGTTCGCGTTCCAACCCGAAACGGCAAGCAGATAACACTTCTCAATTTGGCCACGCAGCACTCCGGATTGCCGCGACTACCCACGAATATGGATCCGGAAGGACCGGATCCGTACGCGCACTATTCCGCCGCCGACTTGTACGCGTTTTTGAACACGTATCGGTTGCCGCGCGACCCCGGTAAGAGTTTCGAATATTCGAATCTCGGCGTCGCCCTGCTCGGCGACGCGCTCGCGAATCGTGCGCACATGTCGTACGCCCAACTGTTGCAGTCTCGCGTGCTCGGTCCGCTTGGGATGACTGAAACAGCAATATCCCTCACGCCATCCGAAGCGACGCGCTTTGCCGCCGGCCACGACGCGGATGACGACGCAGTGGCGCCCTGGAACTTCGAAGCCATCGCGCCCGCCGGGGCGATCCGCTCGACCGTCGCCGACATGCTCAAGTACGTCCGCTGCAACATGGGCCAAGGACCGCTCGCCCAAGCTTGCCTCTTCGCGCAGAAGCCGCGGGCCACGTTCCCGCCCGGCAATCATATCGGCCTCGTGTGGTGGTCGGGCGATCTTGAGGCGATCGTCCACCATGGCGGTGACACCGCCGGCTACCACGCTTCGGTCGCCATATCTCCCGATCACACCAAGGGGACTGTCGTATTGACGAACGGCGGCGCTCCGGTCGACGATGTGGCAGTCCACGTCATCGATCCGAAGTTCCCGGTTGCGACGGCCAGCTTTCCACCCGCGGTTCAGGTCGCAAGCGCGACGCTCGAATCGTATGTGGGCATGTATGAAGACAAGACCGATGGTCTTACCTTTTCAATCCGGCATGTGGGCAATTCGCTGACCACCCAGCTTGCAGATCAGCCGCAGGTCCGGATGTACGCGTCGGCGCAGGATGCTTTCTATTTTCGGGCCGTCGATGCGAACATCGCTTTTTCGAGGTCCGCGGATGGCAATGTGTCCGCTTTGGCGCTGCATCAAAACGGGCACGTCGTAAACGCCACCCGAACGAGCGCGGTCGCGACCACGCCGACGGCGGCGCCATCATCCGCGCCTGCGTCGCCTGAGCCGGCGTCCACGCCTCAACCGCTGAATGCTAACGCTCTTGACGAATACGTCGGCACGTACGATACGGGCCAGGGTCTCGTGTTCACGGTGACCCGGGCGGACTTGCAGCTCATGGTGCGGGTGACAGGTCAAGAAGCGGCACCGGTCTACGAGTCTGCAAAGGATTCTTTCTACTACAAGATAGTCGACGCCCGGATCGACTTCCAGCGCGACGCGAGCGGCAAAGTCATCAAGTTAGTACTGCACCAAAACGGACGTGACCTGATTGCGGCGAAGCCGGGAGTGCCGCTTGCCCAACCATCGTTTCCGCCGGTCGTTGCGCTCGATAGCGCCACGCTGGACGGTTACGTCGGCACTTATAGCGCGTCGCCGGCACTAGCGTTCACCGTGACGCGCGACGGCGACCGGTTGTTGGTCCAATTGACCGGCCAGCCGGCAAGCCCGGTGTACGCCTCAGCGAAAGACGAGTTCTACTATAAAATAGTGGATGCGCGCATTTCGTTCGAGCGCGATGCGAATGGAAAGATAAAAGACCTCGTGCTGCATCAAAACGGGCGCGATATTCCCGCGGTGAAGACTTAG
- a CDS encoding HAMP domain-containing sensor histidine kinase, with translation MNPLINRMTRLLCAFFVVWVLIAATVSALYLNHAIVAARMDDAVLSSTASDVVRAAFDLRFQGVDENHVLTKLAPQLSRPMVAITLFDNSSRRVAGDPVPQELIPEHTMIMRGSVNVRQFRKTSGSPPPGAPPPDMVRGFILAGPPMMDGGPPFPFGPITSATVHIPGGFAVIRLVASQTADLLRNYLFMIGALVLLAVFIAWFGLSRIVRRELGPTISVENALIRWGAGDYARLELVDTEKSGRSVVDAYNSAADQVSSALKRQTEAETNMRQFVAEAGHELRTPLTVILGFLDVLRQGAVKEYALAQRILESMTIEGERMRALIGKLLLLARLDAVAPERSESVDVAAIVREVVDSFRAIAGRSKLEFSTAGDARAQAAPNELRELIGNLLDNAIKYAPGSTTKAAVRRINGSVEVEVADDGPGMDYALRSRAFDRFSRGEDRGNIPGSGLGLAIVKRIVDRAGGEIELDTAPGRGVRVLVKLPVAQS, from the coding sequence ATGAATCCACTCATCAACCGCATGACGCGCCTGCTGTGCGCGTTCTTCGTCGTTTGGGTGTTGATCGCGGCCACTGTTTCCGCGCTCTACCTCAACCATGCCATCGTAGCCGCGCGAATGGATGACGCCGTGCTGTCCTCGACGGCAAGCGACGTCGTGCGAGCCGCATTCGACTTGCGGTTTCAGGGCGTCGATGAAAATCACGTCCTGACCAAGCTCGCGCCGCAGCTTTCGCGGCCGATGGTCGCGATCACGCTGTTCGACAATTCGAGCCGGCGCGTCGCCGGCGATCCTGTGCCGCAAGAGCTGATCCCCGAACACACGATGATCATGCGCGGCAGCGTGAACGTTCGTCAGTTCAGGAAAACTTCCGGAAGCCCACCCCCCGGAGCGCCGCCGCCGGATATGGTGCGCGGTTTCATCTTGGCAGGCCCGCCGATGATGGATGGCGGCCCGCCATTTCCGTTCGGTCCGATCACCTCGGCCACGGTTCACATCCCCGGCGGCTTTGCCGTTATCCGGCTGGTCGCGTCGCAGACGGCGGACCTTCTCCGCAATTATCTCTTCATGATCGGCGCGCTCGTCTTGCTCGCGGTCTTTATCGCGTGGTTCGGTTTGAGCCGCATCGTGCGCCGCGAGCTCGGTCCCACGATTTCGGTTGAGAACGCGCTGATCCGGTGGGGAGCCGGCGACTACGCTCGCCTCGAACTTGTCGATACGGAAAAATCCGGCCGCTCCGTGGTGGACGCGTACAATTCCGCCGCCGATCAAGTAAGCTCGGCGCTGAAGCGTCAGACCGAGGCCGAGACCAACATGCGCCAGTTCGTCGCGGAAGCCGGTCACGAGCTTCGCACGCCGTTGACGGTGATCTTGGGGTTCCTCGATGTTCTCCGTCAGGGCGCCGTCAAAGAATATGCGCTCGCGCAGCGCATCTTAGAATCCATGACCATCGAAGGCGAACGGATGCGCGCGCTCATCGGCAAGCTTTTGCTGTTGGCTCGTCTGGACGCCGTCGCGCCGGAACGAAGCGAGTCGGTGGATGTCGCCGCGATCGTGCGCGAAGTCGTCGATTCCTTCCGCGCGATCGCGGGCCGGTCGAAGCTCGAATTCAGCACGGCCGGGGACGCCCGGGCGCAAGCCGCGCCGAACGAGCTTCGCGAACTCATCGGCAATCTGTTGGACAATGCGATCAAGTATGCGCCCGGATCCACCACGAAGGCGGCGGTGCGCCGCATCAACGGAAGCGTTGAAGTGGAAGTGGCCGACGATGGTCCCGGCATGGACTACGCACTGCGCAGCCGCGCGTTCGACCGCTTCTCGCGCGGCGAAGACCGCGGCAATATCCCAGGCTCGGGCCTTGGCCTCGCCATCGTCAAGCGCATCGTCGACCGCGCCGGCGGCGAAATCGAACTGGACACCGCGCCCGGCCGGGGCGTGCGCGTGTTGGTCAAACTTCCCGTCGCGCAATCCTAA
- a CDS encoding LysE family translocator, with product MQLTTLGTFVLLEIVLCFIPGPAVMAVISSALTGRSQAGMATTFGILTGNLVYFVVSALGIASVLLASHTAFVFVKWCGAAYLAYLGIRAIFTRASESHDAPAELLAMPSRVRGWLSGTITQLSNPKAIVFFAAILPQFIDPHGNIILQEMFLGIAGLAVELAVLSVYVWSAERVRSRGVSPVAQAWAQWAGGIIMLVVAAGVARAGV from the coding sequence GTGCAATTGACAACACTCGGCACGTTCGTGCTGCTTGAGATCGTGCTCTGCTTCATCCCAGGGCCGGCTGTGATGGCGGTTATTTCGTCGGCGCTCACAGGGCGCTCCCAGGCGGGTATGGCAACGACATTCGGGATTCTCACCGGCAATCTGGTCTATTTTGTCGTATCGGCGCTGGGCATCGCTTCCGTGCTTCTGGCATCACACACCGCTTTTGTGTTTGTGAAGTGGTGCGGCGCCGCATATCTGGCGTATCTGGGCATTCGCGCGATCTTCACGCGTGCATCGGAATCGCACGACGCGCCAGCCGAGCTGCTTGCGATGCCGTCGAGGGTGCGCGGATGGTTGAGCGGCACGATCACGCAGTTGTCGAATCCGAAAGCGATCGTGTTCTTCGCCGCCATCTTGCCGCAATTCATCGATCCGCACGGCAACATCATTTTGCAAGAGATGTTCTTGGGGATCGCGGGGCTCGCTGTGGAGCTCGCCGTGTTATCGGTCTACGTCTGGAGCGCCGAACGTGTGCGAAGTCGCGGCGTATCGCCGGTCGCGCAAGCGTGGGCGCAGTGGGCTGGAGGGATCATCATGCTGGTGGTGGCGGCCGGCGTGGCGCGGGCGGGCGTTTAA
- the metX gene encoding homoserine O-acetyltransferase — MPRPRPQSKSGRSPIPRRSRHRKIHLTISSREAAVTLAPTGGFQLKHGGSLPSVRVAFTLYGRAPDAPTILVCHAITGSSKVAEWWGEILGPGKLLDTDRYCVVGSNVIGSCYGSTGPSSASSDGVPYGRRFPIVDVEDMVRAQREALELLGIRRLHAVIGGSLGGMQALQWGSAYPALTEKVIAIGATGRLSPMAIGLNSIAREAIKLDPVGGLKVARMIGMLSYKSAALLWERHGRRPNRGQENPAASLNARFDVEGYLQHQGDKLVARMDPDAFLFLTKAMDLYELDAGFWRTPALLVGIESDWLYPPEDVHAAAQELAPYGAYAELKSAHGHDGFLADAAQLTEIVGPFLM; from the coding sequence CTGCCGCGTCCTCGCCCGCAATCGAAGAGTGGCCGGTCGCCGATTCCGCGCCGGTCGAGGCATAGGAAAATCCATCTGACGATCTCCTCGCGGGAGGCCGCCGTAACGCTCGCGCCGACCGGCGGCTTTCAACTCAAACACGGCGGGTCGCTTCCGTCGGTGCGCGTCGCGTTCACGCTCTACGGGCGCGCGCCCGACGCGCCGACGATTCTTGTCTGTCACGCGATCACAGGTAGTTCAAAAGTCGCCGAGTGGTGGGGCGAAATCCTCGGGCCAGGTAAACTTCTCGATACCGACCGCTATTGCGTTGTGGGAAGCAACGTCATCGGCAGTTGCTACGGCAGCACCGGTCCAAGCAGTGCGAGTTCGGACGGAGTGCCCTATGGCCGGAGATTTCCGATAGTAGACGTCGAAGACATGGTTCGCGCGCAACGCGAAGCGCTTGAACTTCTCGGCATACGCCGTCTGCACGCCGTGATCGGGGGATCGCTCGGCGGGATGCAAGCGCTGCAATGGGGTTCGGCATATCCTGCGCTGACGGAAAAGGTGATCGCCATCGGCGCGACCGGGCGGCTCTCGCCAATGGCGATCGGCCTCAACAGCATCGCACGCGAAGCCATCAAGTTAGATCCGGTCGGCGGTCTCAAGGTGGCGCGCATGATCGGCATGTTGTCTTACAAGAGCGCCGCCCTGCTGTGGGAGCGCCACGGCCGAAGGCCCAATCGCGGCCAAGAAAATCCGGCGGCATCGCTGAACGCCCGATTTGACGTGGAAGGCTACCTCCAACATCAGGGCGACAAGCTCGTCGCCCGTATGGATCCGGACGCGTTTCTCTTCCTTACCAAGGCGATGGACCTCTACGAATTGGACGCCGGTTTCTGGCGGACGCCTGCGTTGCTGGTCGGTATCGAGTCTGATTGGCTGTATCCGCCCGAAGACGTGCATGCCGCGGCGCAAGAGCTCGCGCCCTACGGCGCCTACGCCGAGCTTAAGTCCGCACACGGTCACGATGGTTTCTTGGCGGACGCCGCGCAGCTCACGGAAATAGTCGGCCCGTTTCTTATGTAA